A single Methanocalculus alkaliphilus DNA region contains:
- a CDS encoding M1 family metallopeptidase codes for MLYPFRIEYISMPARFRYYRSDITPSPVDVIHMDLTFRIEDDQTRVAAVTRFRSRDHPIRTLRLNARNLDILEFSSPGHSIDLTQDEDGILITFLREIPGRTEFLIASETICRPSSTLLEGLYYDETPPGAPPTQITQCQQWGFQRLVPCIDEMTAKCTYRTTIIADARYTHLISNGDVAIPRHQVSPTRDEITYENTTTPMAPYLFFLGAGTYDSFQRTFEYPSGRTFLLELLCPPGSDPERAEEALDILEDSIIWVYLFTGPHQYDQLEIRYEIYRLYKKRAYLRRGGAQESDLEQLTHQMKKLDDQIVCGYAYTGSVYREIGMQNSDFGGMENVGNTTISTNRLMPFPEMTDAGFEYLLRVKVHEFYHNLNGSEVTGESPFEIWLNEAATVHIEDQYHAFHFGEAYTRLQRAIALMDPVDGTFSRETGAAAMPIEPDGFNDPNDLITPVTYVKAPEFIRMIESILGKEAFAWALSVYHRKYAHGNAGRNDFITLMSSIAGMDLGPMAEGWLKRAGYPTLSITTRYDEKDQSCHITLLQSGDGIPWEFPFDGALMHADGREIEKFHHLITKRREEITITPCQPPAYYSFNRGLSFYGTVEYNADAAALFIQARTDPDIIARFGALQALLRCEMQFLAADPAATPSRAFIALFIELLSDTELMSGAGAPLLTIFEGGGDPAAAHRYREVYQLRVRLERGIAHAEGAILRSLYRAYQGSDGRWRSIGRMAREIKTRQVKNLCLRLLARINTPEIHTLIREQFSKSQSATDRMTAYLLLLNSDDPERHQIFCEMMEEARHNLVAWEQFLAATASSDAANLVQILREIEASPYFRIDQANDQRALYGRFARNRKISLETEEGRIYLGEILSRLQSVNEYSTANILAVFAHIDRMDAEHHLPLIGILASLLQETESSAIRQTLQRLIAGNPAARASYIGVHGPIPGIE; via the coding sequence ATGCTTTACCCCTTCCGGATCGAATACATCTCCATGCCCGCGAGATTCCGGTATTACCGTTCAGACATCACCCCGTCCCCCGTCGATGTCATCCATATGGATCTCACCTTCCGGATCGAGGATGATCAGACCCGGGTGGCCGCAGTCACCCGGTTCCGATCCCGGGATCACCCGATCCGGACCCTCCGGCTCAATGCACGGAATCTCGATATCCTTGAGTTCTCCTCCCCCGGCCACTCCATCGATCTCACGCAGGACGAGGATGGTATCCTCATCACCTTCCTCCGGGAGATTCCGGGGCGGACAGAGTTCCTCATCGCAAGCGAGACGATCTGCCGCCCCTCATCCACCCTCCTTGAAGGGCTCTACTATGACGAGACCCCGCCAGGTGCCCCCCCGACCCAGATCACCCAGTGCCAGCAATGGGGCTTCCAGCGGCTCGTCCCCTGCATCGATGAGATGACCGCCAAATGCACCTACCGGACGACCATCATCGCCGACGCCCGGTACACCCATCTCATCTCAAACGGGGATGTCGCCATCCCCCGGCACCAGGTCTCCCCGACCAGGGACGAAATAACATACGAGAACACCACCACCCCGATGGCACCGTACCTCTTCTTCCTCGGGGCGGGGACCTACGACTCCTTCCAGAGAACCTTCGAATACCCCTCCGGCAGAACCTTCCTCCTCGAACTCCTCTGCCCGCCGGGATCAGATCCCGAACGTGCGGAAGAGGCCCTTGATATCCTCGAGGACAGCATCATCTGGGTCTATCTCTTCACCGGACCGCACCAGTATGATCAGCTGGAGATCCGCTACGAGATCTACCGGCTCTATAAGAAACGTGCCTATCTCCGGCGTGGCGGTGCCCAGGAGAGCGATCTCGAACAACTGACGCATCAGATGAAGAAGCTCGACGACCAGATCGTCTGCGGATATGCCTACACCGGCTCGGTGTACCGCGAGATCGGGATGCAGAACTCGGACTTCGGGGGGATGGAGAATGTCGGGAACACCACCATATCAACAAACCGGCTGATGCCGTTTCCCGAGATGACCGACGCCGGCTTTGAATACCTCCTCCGGGTGAAGGTGCATGAGTTCTACCATAATCTCAACGGCTCCGAGGTGACCGGCGAGAGCCCGTTTGAGATCTGGCTCAATGAGGCGGCAACCGTCCATATCGAGGATCAGTACCATGCCTTCCATTTCGGGGAGGCGTACACACGCCTCCAGCGGGCAATCGCCCTCATGGACCCGGTGGACGGCACCTTCTCCCGCGAAACCGGCGCCGCCGCTATGCCGATAGAGCCGGACGGGTTCAATGATCCAAATGATCTCATCACCCCGGTCACCTACGTCAAGGCCCCCGAATTCATCAGGATGATCGAGTCGATCCTCGGGAAGGAGGCCTTTGCCTGGGCACTCTCCGTCTATCATCGGAAGTATGCCCATGGAAACGCAGGACGAAACGACTTCATCACCCTGATGAGCAGTATCGCCGGTATGGATCTCGGTCCGATGGCAGAGGGGTGGCTGAAACGGGCCGGGTATCCAACCCTTTCGATAACCACCAGGTATGATGAGAAGGATCAGTCCTGCCATATCACCCTCCTCCAGTCCGGAGACGGGATCCCCTGGGAGTTCCCCTTTGACGGCGCACTGATGCATGCCGATGGCAGGGAGATCGAGAAGTTCCATCATCTCATCACCAAACGGAGAGAAGAGATCACCATCACCCCCTGCCAGCCCCCTGCCTACTATTCATTCAACCGGGGGCTCTCCTTCTACGGCACGGTCGAATATAATGCAGATGCCGCCGCCCTCTTCATCCAGGCGAGGACCGATCCCGATATCATCGCCCGGTTCGGTGCACTCCAGGCCCTCCTCCGGTGTGAGATGCAGTTCCTTGCCGCAGATCCGGCTGCCACCCCCTCCCGGGCATTCATCGCCCTCTTCATCGAGCTCCTCTCCGACACCGAACTGATGTCAGGGGCAGGTGCCCCGCTCCTCACCATCTTTGAGGGGGGTGGCGATCCCGCTGCCGCCCACCGGTACCGCGAGGTATATCAGCTCAGGGTCCGGCTCGAACGCGGGATCGCCCATGCAGAGGGGGCGATCCTCCGTTCCCTGTACCGTGCGTATCAGGGCAGCGATGGGAGATGGCGATCCATCGGGAGGATGGCACGGGAGATCAAAACCAGGCAGGTCAAAAACCTCTGCCTCCGCCTCCTCGCACGGATCAATACGCCCGAGATCCATACACTCATCAGGGAGCAGTTCAGCAAGAGCCAATCTGCAACCGATCGGATGACCGCATACCTCCTCCTCCTCAACTCGGATGACCCGGAGCGGCACCAGATCTTCTGTGAGATGATGGAGGAGGCACGCCATAATCTCGTCGCATGGGAGCAGTTCCTTGCCGCGACCGCCTCATCAGATGCTGCCAATCTCGTCCAGATCCTCCGGGAGATCGAGGCATCTCCGTACTTCCGGATCGATCAGGCAAATGATCAGCGGGCACTCTATGGCAGGTTTGCCCGGAACAGAAAGATATCTCTTGAGACTGAGGAGGGGCGGATCTATCTGGGAGAGATCCTCTCCCGGCTCCAGTCCGTAAATGAGTACTCAACAGCCAACATCCTCGCCGTCTTTGCCCATATCGACAGGATGGATGCAGAACACCATCTTCCCCTCATCGGCATCCTTGCCTCCCTCCTTCAGGAGACGGAATCATCAGCCATACGGCAGACGCTTCAGCGGCTCATCGCAGGCAATCCCGCTGCCAGAGCCTCATATATAGGGGTGCATGGCCCCATCCCCGGCATAGAGTGA
- a CDS encoding ornithine cyclodeaminase family protein, which translates to MRYYPDASAHLTWPEVNTAIEEVFAEHGRGNVRMPSKVYITFPDGDFRTMPAAIPSMDLAGVKIVNVHPKNRERGLPTVMATTLLLDPASGLPTAFLNATALTDMRTGAAGAVAAKHLAQKKPLTVGLIGSGRQAYAQLAATAAACTISEVFVWSRSMARAEAFAAAHPEYAITPVARIQDACACDLLVTTTPSREPLIRSEWVAPGTHINAIGADAPGKQELDVALLRRAEVFIDDYEQATHSGEVNVPISRGEYPASAIAGTLGEVVLGAKGRSSPDAVTIFDSTGLAVQDLAIARIAVGRVDGTELPFP; encoded by the coding sequence ATGAGATACTATCCTGATGCCAGTGCCCACCTCACCTGGCCGGAGGTCAATACCGCGATTGAGGAGGTCTTTGCAGAACATGGCCGGGGGAACGTCCGGATGCCGTCGAAGGTCTATATCACCTTCCCGGACGGCGACTTCAGGACGATGCCCGCCGCCATCCCCTCCATGGACCTCGCCGGGGTGAAGATTGTGAACGTCCATCCTAAAAACCGGGAGCGGGGCCTCCCGACGGTGATGGCAACGACGCTCCTGCTGGACCCGGCGTCCGGGCTGCCGACGGCATTTCTCAATGCAACCGCCCTCACCGATATGCGGACCGGGGCTGCCGGGGCGGTGGCGGCGAAGCACCTGGCGCAGAAGAAGCCCCTGACCGTCGGACTCATCGGGAGCGGGCGGCAGGCGTATGCCCAGCTTGCCGCCACCGCCGCCGCATGCACTATTTCGGAGGTCTTCGTCTGGAGCAGGAGCATGGCACGGGCAGAGGCATTTGCCGCCGCTCATCCGGAGTATGCCATCACCCCGGTTGCACGCATTCAGGATGCCTGTGCCTGCGATCTCCTCGTCACCACCACCCCCTCCCGCGAGCCGCTCATCAGGTCGGAGTGGGTCGCCCCCGGCACCCATATCAATGCCATCGGTGCCGACGCCCCCGGTAAGCAGGAGCTGGATGTCGCCCTCCTCCGCCGGGCAGAGGTCTTCATCGACGACTATGAGCAGGCGACCCACTCGGGCGAGGTGAATGTCCCGATCAGCCGGGGGGAGTATCCGGCTTCAGCAATCGCCGGCACCCTCGGCGAGGTGGTCCTCGGAGCGAAGGGGCGGTCCTCCCCGGATGCGGTCACCATCTTCGACTCGACCGGGCTTGCGGTGCAGGATCTGGCGATTGCGAGGATTGCCGTCGGACGGGTGGACGGGACGGAGCTCCCGTTTCCGTGA